In Streptomyces liangshanensis, the DNA window GCCCCCACCGGTCACCGGTCCGCCGAACTCGCCGACGCCCTCGGCGTCCTCGGCGCGGGCGCACCCCGCATGCTCGGATACGGGGACGCACGCGACAACGCGTCGGCCCCAGGACGCCCGCGGCTCCTCGACGCCCCGCTGGACGAGGTCATCGCCCGACTGGTCGCGCAGGTACGGGAGTTCCGCCCCGCCGTCGTGATCACCCATGACGCTCTGGGGCAGTTGACCGGCCACCCCGACCACCGGCACACCCACCGGGTGGCCCTGCTCGCGGTGGAGGCCGCCGCGTACGCGCACCTCTACCCGGAGGCCGGCGCGCCCTGGCAGACCGGCGCCCTCTACTCGGCCACCCACCCGCACTCCGGGGTCGGTGGTCTCGGGCCGCTGCTGACCAGGGTCGGCAAGGCCGTGCTGAGCACTCCCGACGCGTACGCCACCGTGACCGTCGACGTGGCGGCGTGGCTCGACCGGAAGTGGGCGGCGATCCGGGCGCATCGCAGTCAGGTGGCGGGAGAGCGGCCCCTGCCCGGGATCCTGTCCCGCCTCGGGCAGGAGGCGCGGGACAGGATTCTCGGTACGGAGTACTACACCCGCCCGAGCCTCACCCCTCCCCCGGCCGGTACGGGGCAGGGGCGGTTGACGGCCTGAGTCAGCGGACCTTGACGAAGACCGGGTTCGAGTAGAACCACAGGTCGTCCCACGGGCTCTCCTTGCCGTCCGCGAGCGGTTCGGCCTCGTCCGTGCTCGTGCCGCGCACGCGGGCGTAGAGGTCGGCCTCCACGTCGCGCAGGGTGTGCCGGATGACGTACTCCTTGCCCTCCCTGCGCCAGTCGCGCGGGCCGAACCGCGCCACCACCTTGGTTGTCGGGTTGGTGTCGGTGTCGAGGCTGGCGCTCGGGCCCGTGACGCGGCCCGTGATCAGGTCGACGCGGCGGACCTCCGGGCGGTCGCCGTTGGCGTTCTTGCCCTCCAGGGGGCGGAACCTGATCTCGATCTCCACGTCCGTACGGTTGCGGCGGCTCACGGTGAGCGTCTCGCCCACCGACGCCTCGTTGCCGCGGTTGCTCGCGCTGACGTCGAGGCTGGTGATCAGGTCGCCGGTGCCCACCCAGATCCGCCCGTTGCGCAGGCCGTCCATGATGT includes these proteins:
- a CDS encoding PIG-L deacetylase family protein, producing the protein MNPARATASPPPSLLGVFAHPDDESLLSGGVLAQHAAGGARTGVVTTTWAPTGHRSAELADALGVLGAGAPRMLGYGDARDNASAPGRPRLLDAPLDEVIARLVAQVREFRPAVVITHDALGQLTGHPDHRHTHRVALLAVEAAAYAHLYPEAGAPWQTGALYSATHPHSGVGGLGPLLTRVGKAVLSTPDAYATVTVDVAAWLDRKWAAIRAHRSQVAGERPLPGILSRLGQEARDRILGTEYYTRPSLTPPPAGTGQGRLTA